Proteins encoded within one genomic window of Tidjanibacter massiliensis:
- a CDS encoding carboxypeptidase-like regulatory domain-containing protein — protein MKKSKFCILFVLFVIAADIAAVDAQIVLKGKVTTREEEPVAFAAVSLRGMRDTTRLVETAVTDMQGNYAFGKHREGKYLLTIQSLGFRTLNDTVHIRRSSLGNTYEMRKDYLLEEEATAIDDVVVVGTNVAHYLDRTVYRVTNADRRTAVTGLDLTNKVPQVTLDRINETVSSSDGEVTILVNGIAASAQELKTISPEEVGQIEYYDLPPIRYGGGNAVLNIVTKEVRDGFYGGIDLKHAVPVRWLNDSFYLRYNRGRSQLTFRYYASWHKSDAQFVDDEYRYALNGTDYAQYLHTSGGYRSFYNDFNLKYTNQLQDKYVFQATFYPSLRNNENHYDSQIEFLEGATGMQRYGNYRTESKIFNPTLDLYFWRQLGRKQELIMAITGNYFDSGLDTRSSEYDSADDRPVFEDFLTVDGRKYSAIGQALYIKNFEKVAFSVGERFSYESNIAHTASWLSGDRQERTTRMNNYLAAEVSGKIKTRFSYRFSLGVIASRTVTAGNDSWQWVFAPNVIAGYQISSSFIVKAGFSQANTSPSLGMLDDRIAMITQNIVSRGNPSLKNGFRNSAFIGTGYTNKWLNINVTCLYGYAKNPINYYYRQDGARYEYMPVNDRSSETCGINYALQLTPFENDILTIKLQGGVYYTSLNSGVLGRVGYLRIPLSYYIQFAWKNLSAFYQGNIVTGNMVPPMIVYSDLGSGIGIIYKYRNFAFSLSCANFLIRPESRSHTIGGSAVWRKSTGSQRDSYNRVMLGVSYNFGRGRVYNEAERHISNRDEDSGL, from the coding sequence ATGAAAAAATCGAAGTTCTGTATATTGTTCGTCCTGTTCGTAATTGCGGCGGATATCGCCGCAGTGGACGCCCAGATTGTATTGAAAGGGAAGGTCACGACCCGGGAGGAGGAACCGGTCGCTTTCGCTGCCGTCAGCCTGCGGGGGATGAGGGACACCACGCGGCTGGTCGAAACGGCGGTAACGGACATGCAGGGGAATTACGCTTTCGGGAAACATCGCGAGGGCAAATACCTGCTCACGATACAGTCTCTGGGGTTTCGCACACTGAACGATACCGTGCATATCAGAAGGTCGTCTTTGGGCAATACGTATGAGATGCGCAAGGATTATCTCCTCGAAGAGGAGGCGACGGCGATAGACGATGTGGTGGTCGTGGGGACGAATGTGGCCCACTATCTCGACCGTACTGTTTACCGGGTGACCAATGCCGACCGCAGGACGGCCGTCACGGGCCTCGACCTGACCAACAAGGTGCCGCAGGTTACGCTCGACCGTATCAACGAGACCGTCTCGTCGAGCGACGGGGAAGTCACGATTCTCGTAAACGGCATCGCGGCGTCGGCACAGGAGCTGAAGACGATTAGTCCGGAGGAGGTCGGTCAGATAGAGTATTACGACCTGCCGCCCATACGGTACGGCGGCGGGAATGCGGTGCTGAACATCGTTACCAAAGAGGTCCGGGACGGCTTCTACGGAGGCATCGATTTGAAACATGCCGTTCCGGTCCGATGGCTCAACGACAGTTTTTACCTGCGTTACAACCGCGGCCGCAGCCAGTTGACCTTCCGCTATTATGCGAGCTGGCACAAGTCGGACGCACAGTTTGTGGACGATGAGTACCGGTATGCGCTGAACGGGACGGATTATGCCCAATATCTCCATACTTCGGGCGGTTACAGGAGTTTCTATAACGATTTCAATCTCAAATACACCAACCAGCTTCAGGACAAGTACGTCTTTCAGGCGACCTTCTATCCCAGTCTGCGGAACAATGAAAACCATTACGATTCGCAGATAGAGTTTTTGGAGGGTGCGACCGGGATGCAGCGGTACGGCAATTACAGGACGGAATCCAAAATATTCAATCCGACGCTCGACCTCTATTTCTGGAGACAGTTGGGCCGGAAGCAGGAGCTCATCATGGCTATCACGGGAAACTATTTCGATTCGGGGCTGGATACCCGTTCGAGCGAGTACGATTCGGCGGACGACCGTCCCGTATTCGAGGATTTCCTGACTGTCGACGGCCGGAAATACTCGGCCATCGGACAGGCGCTTTACATCAAGAATTTCGAGAAGGTCGCGTTTTCGGTAGGCGAACGCTTTTCGTACGAGTCCAACATCGCGCATACGGCCAGCTGGCTGTCGGGCGACCGGCAGGAGCGGACGACACGGATGAACAACTACCTTGCGGCCGAAGTGTCGGGCAAGATAAAGACCAGGTTCTCGTACCGTTTCTCTTTGGGGGTTATCGCCAGCCGTACCGTAACGGCCGGCAACGATTCGTGGCAGTGGGTCTTCGCTCCGAATGTCATCGCCGGCTATCAGATATCGTCTTCCTTCATCGTCAAGGCGGGATTCAGCCAGGCCAATACTTCGCCGAGCCTCGGCATGCTCGACGACCGGATTGCCATGATAACCCAAAATATCGTTTCACGCGGCAATCCGTCCCTGAAGAACGGATTCCGGAACTCGGCATTCATCGGTACGGGATATACCAACAAGTGGCTGAATATCAACGTCACCTGCCTCTACGGATATGCGAAGAACCCCATTAATTATTACTATCGGCAGGATGGGGCCCGGTATGAGTACATGCCGGTCAATGACAGGTCCAGCGAGACCTGCGGAATCAATTACGCTTTGCAGCTCACCCCGTTTGAAAACGACATCCTGACGATTAAACTGCAGGGCGGCGTTTATTACACGAGTCTGAACTCCGGTGTCTTGGGAAGGGTAGGTTATCTGCGAATTCCTTTAAGCTACTATATACAATTCGCCTGGAAGAACCTTTCGGCATTTTATCAGGGCAACATCGTTACCGGAAACATGGTACCGCCGATGATAGTGTACAGCGACCTGGGTTCCGGAATCGGAATAATCTACAAGTATCGGAATTTCGCCTTCTCCCTATCCTGCGCCAATTTCCTGATTCGTCCGGAGTCCCGGTCGCATACCATAGGCGGAAGCGCCGTTTGGCGCAAAAGCACGGGCAGTCAGAGGGATTCGTACAATCGGGTGATGCTGGGGGTGAGTTATAACTTCGGCCGGGGCCGGGTCTATAACGAAGCCGAAAGGCATATCAGCAACAGGGACGAGGATTCCGGATTATAG
- a CDS encoding DUF1573 domain-containing protein: MYAILTAAVAALMLGTTGGMNAATAVPAAVHASGTEQKQEPAPELSFDRMEHDFGTLRFKGEPQTAVFVFTNTGSAPLVITRTEQSCTCLSVKYPRKPLMPGESGTFEITYNPKNETGPFNNNVKIYSNTGNSRPVAVFVRGEVVK; encoded by the coding sequence ATGTACGCAATCCTCACGGCCGCAGTTGCGGCACTGATGCTCGGCACAACCGGCGGCATGAACGCAGCTACGGCGGTGCCTGCCGCCGTGCACGCATCCGGCACGGAACAGAAACAGGAGCCGGCGCCCGAACTCTCTTTCGACCGCATGGAGCACGATTTCGGAACGCTCCGTTTCAAAGGCGAGCCGCAAACCGCGGTTTTCGTCTTTACGAACACCGGTTCGGCCCCGCTCGTCATCACCCGCACCGAACAGAGCTGCACCTGCCTCTCTGTAAAGTATCCGCGCAAACCCCTCATGCCGGGCGAGTCGGGCACTTTTGAAATAACCTACAACCCGAAAAACGAAACGGGGCCCTTCAACAACAACGTGAAGATATACTCCAATACGGGAAACAGCCGACCGGTAGCGGTATTCGTCCGCGGCGAAGTGGTGAAATAA
- a CDS encoding MotA/TolQ/ExbB proton channel family protein, protein MTIFLQAAGAAVAEQPKTMGFGELFLAGGWLMWVLLVLGALAIYIFVERFIAIRKASKIDQNFINKIRDFIYEGRMEAAVDLCKSTDTPIARMIDKGIERIGRPMTDVQNAIENVANLEVSKLENGLPALATISGGAPMIGFLGTVIGLVQAFMNMSMAGGVVDMSILSSGMYVAMITTVGGLIVGIPAYFGYNYLIARIEKLIFQMEANSIAFMDILNQPVDKKK, encoded by the coding sequence ATGACGATATTTTTGCAGGCAGCGGGCGCTGCCGTTGCCGAACAGCCCAAAACGATGGGGTTCGGGGAACTGTTCCTTGCCGGAGGCTGGCTGATGTGGGTACTGCTGGTGCTGGGGGCACTGGCCATATACATCTTCGTGGAACGCTTCATCGCCATCCGCAAGGCATCGAAGATAGACCAGAACTTCATCAACAAGATACGCGACTTCATCTACGAAGGGAGAATGGAGGCGGCGGTAGACCTCTGCAAATCGACCGATACCCCCATCGCCAGGATGATAGACAAGGGCATCGAACGCATCGGGCGTCCCATGACCGACGTGCAGAACGCCATCGAGAATGTCGCCAACCTCGAAGTCTCCAAACTCGAAAACGGTCTGCCGGCTCTGGCCACCATCTCGGGAGGCGCCCCGATGATTGGTTTTCTCGGAACGGTGATAGGGCTCGTACAGGCCTTCATGAACATGTCCATGGCGGGAGGCGTAGTGGATATGAGCATCCTCTCCAGCGGCATGTACGTGGCCATGATTACCACCGTGGGCGGCCTTATCGTCGGTATTCCCGCCTACTTCGGCTACAACTACCTTATCGCGCGTATCGAAAAGCTCATCTTCCAGATGGAGGCCAACTCCATCGCTTTCATGGATATCCTCAACCAACCGGTAGATAAGAAGAAATAA
- a CDS encoding TonB family protein: MYYYAPDNNRTGRRAGLIAAACYLAAFLAVSLLVSFRTEYERPAEGILIDFGDDSDGSGTQNVALSETEEAASRPDTSQEEYLTQETEPAPVITTGSQRQQQTEHTPAEQERQVNRRALFPGRSTSSNASSQGSGAQTAGNRGHESGGDGSSTGTGTGNEGISFDLKGRRAIGSLPKPAYESNDAQGIVIIEITVDAQGHVQNTAFHPQGSTTQDARLLDAALQAARQARFSPSEANAVQTGTITYVFRLQ; the protein is encoded by the coding sequence ATGTACTATTACGCTCCCGATAATAACCGGACAGGCAGGCGCGCGGGCCTCATCGCCGCGGCGTGTTACCTCGCCGCATTCCTTGCGGTGAGCCTGCTCGTGTCGTTCCGGACGGAGTACGAACGTCCCGCCGAAGGCATCCTCATCGACTTCGGCGACGACAGCGACGGGAGCGGTACACAGAACGTGGCACTGTCCGAAACCGAAGAGGCGGCCAGCCGGCCGGATACCTCGCAGGAAGAGTACCTTACGCAGGAGACGGAACCGGCACCGGTCATTACGACGGGCAGCCAGCGCCAGCAGCAGACGGAGCATACCCCTGCCGAACAGGAACGGCAGGTGAACCGCCGCGCCCTTTTCCCGGGTAGGAGCACCTCCTCGAATGCCTCTTCGCAAGGCTCCGGCGCACAGACGGCCGGAAACCGCGGGCACGAATCGGGCGGTGACGGCAGCAGTACCGGTACGGGAACGGGAAACGAAGGCATCTCCTTCGACCTGAAAGGGCGCCGGGCGATAGGCAGCCTGCCGAAACCGGCCTACGAATCCAACGACGCACAGGGTATCGTCATCATCGAAATCACCGTGGACGCACAGGGGCACGTACAGAACACGGCCTTCCATCCGCAGGGCTCCACGACCCAAGATGCCAGACTGCTCGATGCGGCTCTGCAAGCGGCACGACAGGCACGGTTCTCGCCGAGCGAAGCCAACGCGGTACAAACGGGTACGATAACCTACGTCTTCCGCCTCCAATAA
- a CDS encoding peptidase associated/transthyretin-like domain-containing protein, with the protein MKKLILFFLFLGGAVFAGAREQWVTGHVFIRGTMQAMPFASVWLLDPQTGESEYAAFTSVNGWYDFGNVEMDRVYLLKVTAPGCETVTKKIKPRYDATVRLNRTYNIALERTPDAGMLMPVAMYVPAEIAPDAVTIEDVYGHIPGIVYEDGFFTDENGADVRILFNGYIMYSAEYEKLCELATAKDIVSIDYYDLSDTDSPYYAGVLDFRINIAGNDALAITEPLMENPSWDI; encoded by the coding sequence ATGAAAAAACTCATCTTGTTTTTCTTGTTTTTAGGCGGCGCCGTGTTTGCCGGGGCGCGCGAGCAGTGGGTAACGGGGCATGTGTTTATCCGCGGTACGATGCAAGCCATGCCATTTGCTTCGGTCTGGCTGCTGGATCCGCAGACGGGAGAATCGGAGTATGCGGCGTTCACCTCTGTCAATGGTTGGTACGACTTCGGCAATGTCGAGATGGACCGGGTCTATCTCCTGAAGGTTACTGCACCGGGCTGCGAAACGGTGACGAAAAAGATAAAGCCCCGATATGATGCGACTGTTCGGTTGAACCGCACCTATAATATCGCGCTGGAACGCACGCCGGACGCGGGGATGTTGATGCCGGTGGCCATGTACGTTCCGGCAGAGATTGCCCCCGATGCCGTCACCATAGAGGATGTGTATGGACATATTCCCGGTATCGTCTACGAGGACGGTTTCTTTACCGATGAAAACGGAGCGGATGTGCGTATCCTGTTCAATGGATATATCATGTACAGTGCCGAGTATGAGAAGCTGTGCGAGCTTGCCACCGCTAAGGATATTGTCAGCATAGACTATTACGACCTGAGCGATACGGATTCGCCGTATTATGCCGGCGTTCTCGATTTCAGGATAAATATTGCAGGCAATGATGCGTTGGCTATTACGGAACCGTTGATGGAGAATCCTTCCTGGGATATTTAG
- a CDS encoding peptidase associated/transthyretin-like domain-containing protein yields the protein MRKLLLLFLFLGGAVFAGAREQWVTGHVFICGTMQAMPFASVWLLDPQTGEPEYAAFTSVDGWYDFGNVEMDRAYLLKVTAPGCETVTKKIKPRYDANVQPNITYNIALERTPDAGMLMPATMYVPAEIAPDAVTIEDVYGHIPGVIYEDGFFTDANGANVRILFNGYVMYSSSYEELCELVTAKDIVSIDYYDLSDTDSPYYAGVLDFRVNIVISDGPENTELPIESTFWDI from the coding sequence ATGCGAAAACTCTTGTTGCTTTTCTTGTTTTTAGGCGGCGCCGTGTTTGCCGGGGCGCGCGAGCAGTGGGTAACGGGGCATGTGTTTATCTGCGGTACGATGCAAGCCATGCCATTCGCTTCGGTCTGGTTGCTGGACCCGCAGACGGGAGAGCCTGAATATGCGGCGTTTACCTCCGTAGACGGTTGGTACGACTTCGGCAATGTCGAGATGGACCGGGCCTATCTTTTGAAGGTTACTGCGCCGGGCTGCGAAACGGTGACGAAAAAGATAAAACCCCGATATGATGCGAATGTTCAACCGAACATCACCTACAATATCGCGCTGGAGCGCACGCCGGACGCGGGGATGTTGATGCCGGCGACCATGTACGTTCCGGCAGAGATTGCCCCCGATGCCGTTACCATAGAGGATGTGTATGGACATATTCCCGGAGTCATTTATGAGGACGGTTTCTTTACCGACGCAAACGGAGCGAATGTACGTATCCTATTCAATGGATATGTCATGTACAGCAGTTCATATGAGGAGCTGTGCGAGCTTGTGACCGCTAAGGATATTGTCAGCATAGACTATTACGACCTGAGCGATACGGATTCGCCGTATTATGCCGGCGTTCTCGATTTCAGAGTGAACATCGTGATCAGCGACGGACCTGAAAATACGGAGCTCCCAATTGAAAGTACTTTCTGGGATATTTAG
- a CDS encoding ExbD/TolR family protein produces MAIRRGSKVNSAFSSASMTDLMFLLLVFMLIATTLINPNALKLTLPTSNNQIKEKPYTTVSITSDLQYYVETVPVRFDDLETILRGKLEGAEQPTLSLHADKSVPIDNVVKVMNIAKDNKWTLILATSPN; encoded by the coding sequence ATGGCTATCAGAAGAGGCTCAAAGGTCAATTCGGCGTTCAGCTCGGCCTCGATGACCGACCTGATGTTCCTGCTGCTGGTGTTCATGCTCATAGCCACCACGCTCATCAACCCCAACGCGCTGAAACTGACTCTTCCCACGAGCAACAACCAGATAAAGGAGAAACCCTATACCACGGTCTCCATCACCTCCGACCTGCAATATTACGTAGAGACGGTTCCCGTCCGGTTCGACGACCTGGAGACCATCCTGCGCGGAAAACTCGAAGGTGCGGAACAGCCCACCCTGTCGCTGCACGCGGACAAGAGCGTTCCCATCGACAACGTGGTGAAAGTGATGAACATCGCCAAGGACAACAAGTGGACGCTCATCCTGGCCACGAGTCCCAATTGA
- a CDS encoding EamA family transporter has product MQYLLLAIAAMSLIMLALKFFNVKKIYIPQAIMTNYAFALVIALLSGGRYLAAADAGGFGGNGWWYLALITGALYFGSMDLMAASTRRVGVSITTMASRTSVILPIVWAALFLGERITGWELLGTALVMLAFVFIIYRPHDKGTDTATGRNERLKTVLLPVGVFLSVGFIAVCMKTSQHLIKTEGCYETDYPVFEIMLFSAAFLGAVAYYAAKEGREAFRFRWKSIAGGLCLGTFNYFVTFGLMHGLKYFSSSTFYGIYNISVVLLTTLVGIAAFGEKLDGRKTVGMLFAVASIFVLGFLGGSL; this is encoded by the coding sequence ATGCAATACCTGCTCCTCGCCATAGCGGCCATGTCGCTCATCATGCTGGCGCTGAAATTCTTCAACGTCAAAAAGATTTATATTCCGCAGGCCATCATGACGAATTACGCCTTCGCCCTCGTCATCGCCCTTCTCTCCGGCGGACGGTATCTCGCGGCAGCGGACGCGGGCGGTTTCGGCGGAAACGGCTGGTGGTACCTGGCCCTGATAACAGGAGCGCTCTACTTCGGCTCGATGGACCTCATGGCCGCCTCTACCCGACGGGTAGGCGTATCCATCACCACCATGGCCTCACGCACATCGGTGATACTGCCGATTGTCTGGGCCGCCCTTTTCCTCGGCGAACGCATCACAGGCTGGGAACTTCTCGGCACGGCCCTCGTAATGCTCGCCTTCGTATTCATCATCTACCGTCCGCACGACAAGGGGACGGATACGGCAACGGGCAGAAACGAACGGCTCAAGACCGTTCTACTGCCGGTCGGCGTATTCCTCTCCGTGGGCTTCATTGCGGTATGCATGAAAACATCTCAACACCTCATCAAGACCGAAGGGTGCTACGAAACGGATTATCCCGTATTCGAAATCATGCTCTTCTCCGCCGCCTTTTTAGGGGCCGTCGCCTACTATGCCGCGAAAGAGGGACGCGAGGCATTCCGATTCCGCTGGAAAAGCATAGCCGGCGGTCTCTGCCTGGGTACCTTCAACTATTTCGTGACATTCGGTCTGATGCACGGACTCAAATATTTCTCATCCAGCACATTCTACGGAATCTACAACATCAGCGTAGTCCTGCTGACCACGCTCGTCGGCATCGCGGCTTTCGGTGAGAAACTCGACGGACGGAAAACCGTCGGCATGCTCTTCGCCGTCGCCTCTATCTTCGTACTCGGTTTTCTCGGCGGCAGCCTGTAA
- a CDS encoding SulP family inorganic anion transporter — MKHTIDFQPKLFTALKNYDRRKFTADLMAGIIVGIVALPLAIAFGIASGVSPEKGLITAIIGGFIVSFLGGSNVQIGGPTGAFIVIVAGIISQYGIEGLAIATVMAGIILVLLGLFKLGVVIKFIPYPIIVGFTAGIALTIFSTQIKDLFGLRIDGAVPEDFIGKWAVYFQHFDTTNLWALGIGLVSILIILLTPKVSRKIPGSLAAIILVTVASYLLKRYCGIDTIETIGDRYSINPAIPAPAGFSFNLETIRGLLPPAFTIAMLGAIESLLSATVADGVTGDRHNSNTELIAQGAANIVVPFFGGIPVTGAIARTMTNINNGGRTPVAGIIHAVVLLLILLFLSPLTRHIPMACLAGVLVIVSYNMSEWRTIRGMMKNPKADIAVLFTTLLLTVVFDLTIAIAAGLLMAVVLFMRRIMESTNISVIHDQIDMTADAESNHRDDKVEVAEGVEVYEIDGPFFFGIASKFDDVMHTMGEKSKVRIIRMRKVPFIDSTGLHNLSNLIRASRKEGIEVILSGVNPSVRETLLKAGIDRLVGEENICANIHIAAERANRLVAGKTA, encoded by the coding sequence GTGAAACACACCATCGATTTCCAACCCAAACTTTTCACGGCGCTGAAAAACTACGACCGCCGGAAATTCACCGCCGACCTGATGGCCGGCATCATCGTCGGCATCGTCGCCCTCCCCCTCGCCATCGCATTCGGCATAGCCAGCGGCGTTTCGCCCGAAAAGGGACTCATCACCGCCATCATCGGCGGCTTCATCGTCTCGTTCCTCGGCGGCAGCAACGTCCAGATAGGCGGCCCCACGGGAGCCTTCATCGTCATCGTCGCCGGCATCATCAGCCAGTACGGCATCGAAGGACTCGCCATCGCCACCGTCATGGCCGGCATCATCCTTGTCCTGCTCGGACTCTTCAAACTCGGCGTCGTCATCAAATTCATCCCCTATCCCATCATCGTGGGCTTCACGGCTGGTATTGCCCTGACGATATTCTCCACCCAGATAAAAGACCTCTTCGGTCTACGTATCGACGGAGCCGTCCCGGAAGACTTCATCGGCAAATGGGCGGTCTACTTCCAGCACTTCGACACCACCAACCTCTGGGCCCTCGGCATCGGCCTGGTGAGCATCCTCATCATTCTGCTGACGCCCAAGGTATCGCGCAAGATACCGGGGTCGCTCGCGGCCATCATCCTCGTTACCGTCGCCTCCTACCTGCTCAAAAGGTACTGCGGCATCGATACGATAGAGACCATCGGCGACCGTTACAGCATCAACCCCGCCATACCGGCCCCCGCCGGGTTCTCCTTCAATCTGGAGACCATCCGCGGCCTGCTGCCACCGGCCTTCACCATCGCCATGCTCGGCGCCATCGAATCGCTGCTTTCGGCCACGGTGGCCGACGGCGTCACGGGCGACCGCCACAATTCCAATACGGAACTCATCGCACAGGGCGCCGCCAACATCGTCGTACCGTTCTTCGGCGGTATCCCCGTGACGGGCGCCATCGCCCGCACGATGACCAACATCAACAACGGCGGCCGTACCCCGGTGGCCGGTATCATTCACGCCGTCGTCCTGCTGCTCATCCTGCTCTTCCTCTCGCCGCTCACCCGCCACATCCCGATGGCCTGTCTGGCAGGCGTACTCGTCATCGTCTCCTACAACATGAGCGAATGGCGCACCATCCGCGGCATGATGAAAAATCCCAAAGCGGACATCGCGGTACTCTTCACCACCCTGCTGCTCACGGTCGTCTTCGACCTGACCATCGCCATAGCCGCCGGTCTGCTGATGGCCGTCGTCCTGTTCATGCGGCGCATCATGGAGAGCACCAACATCTCGGTCATCCACGACCAGATAGACATGACGGCCGATGCCGAGAGCAACCACCGCGACGACAAGGTGGAGGTCGCCGAAGGCGTCGAAGTCTACGAGATAGACGGCCCCTTCTTCTTCGGTATCGCCAGCAAGTTCGACGACGTGATGCACACCATGGGCGAGAAGTCGAAAGTCCGCATCATCCGCATGCGCAAAGTTCCCTTCATCGACTCTACCGGACTGCATAACCTCTCCAACCTCATCCGGGCCTCCCGAAAAGAGGGCATCGAGGTCATCCTCTCCGGCGTGAACCCGTCGGTCAGAGAGACGCTTCTCAAAGCGGGCATCGACCGGCTCGTCGGCGAAGAAAACATCTGCGCGAACATCCACATCGCGGCCGAAAGGGCCAACCGCCTCGTAGCCGGAAAGACAGCATAA